The sequence below is a genomic window from Schistocerca nitens isolate TAMUIC-IGC-003100 chromosome 4, iqSchNite1.1, whole genome shotgun sequence.
GCTGAGGGCAGTGATCAAAAATGGGTAGTGCCAGGCAGGGCTCCACCAAAGGCAGACAACAGATAATGCATCAGTAGGAGACAAGCTTGGAGTAGCAGAAGCAGAAGATGGATGAACTATGGCAGCAGCGAAAAGGAGCAAGGAAGACCATGGAGTAGATGGCGCTGAGGGCACTGGAAGGTCAGGAGCAGGTTGGATGCAGGACGACGTGGTCTGGGTCAGTTGCAGTGCAGGAGCCACTGGTACTGGAGGCAGAggcacagcagccaccaggacggTGATGATGGACACTGTGAGCACAAGAACCAGCGGTGCTGCATAGGGTGGAGGCGCCATTTCGGACAGAGGTGTCACATCGGGCAGAGACACTACATCGGGCAGAGGCACCACACCGTGTGGAGGTGGCAGAGCAGGAGGCactggagggggaggtgctggacaGGGCATAAGAGCCGCATCACGAGATGCCAGATTGGGTTTAGGTGCTGCATCAGGAGGTGCTGCAGTGGGGGGAGGAGATGCAATGGGAGACCCTGGGGTGCTCAGGCAGAAAGCGCCGGAGCTGTGGATGCCGGAGCTGTGGATGCCAGAGCTGTTGATGCCGGAGCTGTGGAAACTGGAACTGTAGGACAAGTCTGAGAGGGCAGCGCAGGATGCTAGTGTGTGAACGATTGTGGGAGCCAGGAGCTGAGGCAGTCAGGAGAGAATCATCGAGAAGAGTGAAATTGCAGACGTGGTGCTCCAGTGTGGGCAGGAAGGTGGGCTGAGAGTTTAATATCATTTCAAACTCAGAGGGAAGTGGGGATAGTGGCCTGGCACTCTGTACCAGGGGGATGTTGGGATGGGGGAGATGCCGTCAGAGGAGCACTGAGTTGTGCAGGAAGTGCCGAGCGAGAAGCAAAAGCTGTGGCATCCCAGCTGTAGCACACGGGGGGTGTCACCCCCAAGAAACATTGAAGCAAATGAGCAGTTTTCTGGTTCAAATGAAGCAACTGATGATCCCACAACTGGACAACTTGTAGAAGCAAAAGTTCTGGCGCAGAAGACGTCACTGGAAATGAGCAAATGAA
It includes:
- the LOC126252679 gene encoding serine/threonine-protein kinase WNK2-like; amino-acid sequence: MPPCQTSAANAAELHCDIRCSNKRGDHHLELPSSLTLNVNMSLKPPANLHLKPTSNQRVTQCVPDTVHQEQHCASATTDYDGDQWSSTADLCAQPVTSSAPELLLLQVVQLWDHQLLHLNQKTAHLLQCFLGVTPPVCYSWDATAFASRSALPAQLSAPLTASPPSQHPPASCAALSDLSYSSSFHSSGINSSGIHSSGIHSSGAFCLSTPGSPIASPPPTAAPPDAAPKPNLASRDAALMPCPAPPPPVPPALPPPHGVVPLPDVVSLPDVTPLSEMAPPPYAAPLVLVLTVSIITVLVAAVPLPPVPVAPALQLTQTTSSCIQPAPDLPVPSAPSTPWSSLLLFAAAIVHPSSASATPSLSPTDALSVVCLWWSPAWHYPFLITALSCPSSQPSLVALHPSLHLLCVAHGSFTTRLCHTLSCHLQQPL